The Granulicella sibirica genome has a segment encoding these proteins:
- a CDS encoding cytochrome c3 family protein, producing MAIRKRTTKSVAKRHDLDYFKKGSPIRLWQWYLAAGALVLAVLWVSISGFRSANAFSAGPISNSHAVFGQKCEVCHIPVVSGAGWVPVIGNRRHVPDSACQSCHQSGPHHADLTKVTQPCSSCHIEHVGSMHLAASPNKGCTQCHANLEVSKGIPSVAAHIDSFTKGHPDFRPLRLASMEVKEAAFGLKFNHADHLKQGLSGPPGKGPVTLKCASCHQIEDAKGRDTAHSGIMAPVSFENSCRSCHSLEFDKATAEQAPHTTSAEALAFVRTKEAILHPNDGEALNKAETILFREKCALCHTVAGVEMFPHMTNAVFPTPAVTPSKQPDRFFSAALFSHTAHSAVQCEECHADALKSTSGKDLLLPKIATCQRCHDGESHPQGPVLSTGHAESGCYLCHEYHEVKPHQVAVAQGDEKQNPAFRIDQLLPSH from the coding sequence TTGGCGATCCGTAAACGCACTACAAAATCCGTCGCAAAGCGGCACGACCTCGACTACTTCAAGAAGGGCTCGCCCATCCGGCTCTGGCAGTGGTACCTCGCCGCCGGTGCCCTCGTTCTGGCTGTCCTGTGGGTCAGCATCTCCGGCTTCCGCAGTGCAAACGCCTTCTCCGCCGGCCCCATCTCCAACTCGCATGCCGTCTTCGGCCAGAAGTGCGAGGTCTGTCACATCCCCGTCGTCAGCGGAGCGGGATGGGTCCCCGTCATCGGCAACCGCCGCCACGTCCCAGACTCGGCCTGTCAGAGCTGCCACCAGTCCGGCCCGCATCATGCCGACCTAACGAAAGTCACTCAACCCTGTAGCTCCTGCCACATCGAGCACGTTGGATCCATGCATCTTGCCGCCAGCCCGAACAAGGGCTGCACCCAATGCCACGCCAACCTCGAAGTCAGCAAGGGCATCCCCTCGGTCGCGGCGCACATCGATAGCTTCACCAAGGGCCACCCCGATTTCCGTCCCCTGCGTCTCGCCTCGATGGAAGTGAAGGAGGCCGCCTTCGGCCTCAAGTTCAACCACGCCGACCATCTCAAGCAGGGCCTCAGCGGACCTCCGGGCAAGGGCCCGGTCACTCTCAAGTGCGCAAGCTGTCACCAGATCGAAGACGCCAAGGGGCGCGACACCGCTCACTCCGGCATCATGGCTCCGGTCAGCTTCGAGAACTCCTGCCGCTCCTGCCACTCACTCGAGTTCGACAAAGCTACTGCAGAACAAGCTCCGCACACTACCTCCGCAGAAGCGCTTGCCTTTGTCCGCACCAAGGAAGCCATCCTTCACCCCAACGACGGTGAAGCCCTCAACAAAGCCGAGACCATTCTCTTCCGCGAGAAGTGCGCCCTCTGCCACACCGTCGCTGGCGTCGAGATGTTCCCCCACATGACGAACGCGGTCTTCCCCACCCCAGCTGTCACACCGTCGAAGCAGCCGGACCGCTTCTTCTCCGCCGCGCTCTTCAGCCACACCGCCCACAGCGCCGTCCAGTGCGAGGAATGCCACGCTGACGCCCTCAAGAGCACAAGCGGCAAAGACCTCCTGCTGCCCAAAATCGCCACCTGCCAGCGCTGTCACGACGGCGAGAGCCACCCTCAGGGTCCGGTCCTAAGCACCGGACACGCTGAATCGGGCTGCTATCTCTGCCACGAATACCACGAGGTAAAGCCCCACCAGGTAGCCGTAGCTCAAGGTGACGAGAAGCAAAACCCTGCCTTCCGCATCGACCAGCTTCTTCCTTCGCACTAA
- a CDS encoding GGDEF domain-containing protein — MLLSDMLILGSFILLHVGALELSGRKNLFPRLGVALLASQVVAFAAMTSIHPHPAMRIALIGALVSIQVCETILLLLRGAKDRARMPMYFCATILTGFIAVNIFRSLAVLFIPRFQRQPYAGDLVTISFVVFITVALGIAFGFFWMTTAELSAELEKMASTDPLTRIYNRRVFREWCEREIDKSRRKGSTFSLLMMDLDHFKQINDRFGHIGGDEMLIGVVEKMQDSVRGIDILGRWGGEEFVALLPGASQDAALIVAQRVRINIEKLLMKRPEGASKQGGEPMRLTVSVGVATYRGKADQLEDIFQRADTALYRAKEGGRNQALWMA, encoded by the coding sequence GTGCTCTTGTCCGACATGCTCATCCTCGGCTCGTTCATTCTCCTGCACGTGGGCGCTCTCGAGCTCAGCGGAAGAAAGAATCTCTTCCCCAGGCTCGGCGTTGCGCTGCTTGCTTCGCAGGTAGTTGCTTTTGCGGCGATGACGTCTATACACCCTCACCCGGCTATGCGGATCGCTTTGATAGGAGCTCTCGTCTCGATCCAGGTTTGCGAGACCATCCTGCTTCTTCTGCGCGGCGCGAAGGACAGGGCGCGCATGCCCATGTATTTCTGCGCTACGATCCTTACCGGATTTATAGCCGTCAACATCTTCCGCAGCCTTGCCGTTCTGTTTATTCCCAGGTTCCAGCGACAGCCCTACGCAGGGGATCTCGTGACGATCAGCTTCGTCGTCTTCATCACCGTCGCCTTGGGGATCGCCTTTGGCTTCTTCTGGATGACAACCGCCGAACTCAGCGCCGAGTTGGAGAAAATGGCCAGCACGGATCCACTCACCCGCATATACAACCGGCGCGTCTTCCGGGAATGGTGTGAACGAGAGATCGATAAGAGTCGGCGCAAGGGATCGACGTTCTCGCTTCTGATGATGGATCTCGACCACTTCAAGCAGATAAACGACCGCTTCGGCCACATCGGTGGAGACGAGATGCTGATCGGCGTCGTCGAGAAGATGCAGGACTCGGTGCGAGGCATCGACATCCTCGGACGCTGGGGCGGCGAAGAATTTGTCGCACTTCTCCCGGGAGCCTCGCAGGACGCGGCCCTCATTGTGGCGCAGAGGGTGAGAATCAACATCGAGAAGCTCCTGATGAAGCGGCCCGAGGGTGCTTCAAAGCAGGGGGGAGAGCCCATGCGTCTCACAGTAAGCGTCGGAGTCGCAACCTACAGGGGAAAGGCCGATCAACTGGAAGATATCTTCCAAAGGGCAGACACCGCCTTATATCGGGCGAAAGAGGGCGGAAGAAACCAGGCGTTGTGGATGGCTTAG
- a CDS encoding carboxypeptidase-like regulatory domain-containing protein: protein MPIEAPKSTWFLAMLLLPAMSLAQAPATPPTGDAPATGQTPPGPSSVQEVNRDQAPATRIPQQKVILYAALQGVVLSTAGAPVPGLQVRLTGTGQSVSMPAAVTSADGVFRILHVPPGSYQLVLTRPGGGSLERPQVELKAGEVLSVEIRVPEIPSSYGRPITQDQMDVLADGSYKELSRRPDADGAVVVPKEVPLQPSSANFQPQRDRWEAPMPDYHRYGPRDESLFVYGHWYDPFNRNVLKADKPIFGKTFFAFTGSSITAVDGRRLPTPAGQATQTPDSPYFFGKGGQFFLAETVRMTFDLFHGDTAAFRPVDWRVRFTPAANINYLRAREYQVVSPDVRDGTTRVDGHLGLQEGFVEVKVHDFGPNYDFANIRFGIQQFVSDFRGFIFADEQPGVRFFGNLKSNRIQYNVAGFDLLEKDTNSGLNSFHRRDREVALANIYIQDFFAQGYTAQFSYHFVRDNGRLYYDNNGRIQRPAPVGNIAPHRIDANYFGWTGDGHIGKYNITHAFYQVLGDDTFNQLAAKRQDINAQFAAAEVSKDHDFYRVRASFLYSSGDDDPRGGTGHGFSSIVDGVAFAGGEFSFFNREGIPLTRAGVALTAPDSFLPDLRSSKDQGQSNFVNPGLYLYNAGVDVDLTQRLKIVGNVNFMQFARTQSLIFLLQQNGIRRTVGVDSGIGVIYRPRLSENISIHAGATDLIPLRGLRDIYTSQTLISVFGAIKFQF, encoded by the coding sequence TTGCCTATTGAAGCACCCAAATCGACCTGGTTTCTGGCCATGCTTCTGCTCCCCGCAATGTCGCTGGCACAGGCTCCCGCGACACCTCCCACAGGGGATGCGCCTGCAACCGGACAGACCCCGCCGGGGCCCTCGAGTGTGCAGGAAGTGAATCGAGACCAGGCTCCGGCGACGCGGATTCCGCAGCAGAAGGTGATATTATACGCCGCGCTGCAGGGTGTCGTTCTGAGTACGGCTGGAGCGCCCGTTCCTGGGTTGCAGGTTCGTTTGACCGGCACGGGGCAGAGCGTTTCTATGCCTGCGGCTGTGACGTCGGCGGATGGAGTCTTTCGTATCCTGCACGTTCCCCCTGGGAGCTATCAGCTTGTCCTGACGCGCCCTGGTGGCGGTTCGCTGGAGAGGCCGCAGGTGGAGTTGAAGGCCGGCGAAGTGTTATCGGTTGAGATCCGAGTGCCGGAGATCCCGTCGAGTTATGGGCGACCGATTACGCAGGATCAGATGGATGTTCTAGCCGATGGCTCCTATAAGGAGTTGAGTCGCCGTCCAGATGCGGATGGCGCGGTGGTGGTGCCGAAGGAGGTGCCGCTGCAGCCCTCGTCCGCGAACTTCCAGCCCCAGCGCGACCGATGGGAGGCCCCGATGCCCGACTATCACCGGTACGGCCCCCGTGATGAATCGCTCTTTGTGTACGGTCATTGGTACGATCCGTTCAACCGCAATGTGCTCAAGGCAGATAAGCCGATCTTCGGCAAGACGTTCTTTGCTTTTACCGGAAGCTCGATCACGGCTGTGGATGGACGGCGTCTCCCGACGCCTGCGGGACAGGCCACGCAAACTCCGGATTCTCCGTACTTCTTCGGCAAAGGTGGGCAGTTCTTCCTGGCCGAGACGGTGCGGATGACCTTCGATCTCTTCCACGGAGATACGGCTGCGTTTCGCCCGGTTGACTGGCGCGTGCGGTTTACTCCCGCGGCCAACATCAATTACCTGCGCGCGAGGGAATATCAGGTCGTGAGCCCTGATGTGCGTGACGGGACAACTCGCGTGGACGGGCACCTCGGGTTGCAGGAAGGCTTTGTCGAAGTGAAGGTGCACGACTTCGGTCCGAACTACGACTTTGCAAATATCCGTTTCGGAATCCAGCAGTTCGTGTCTGATTTTCGTGGCTTCATCTTCGCGGATGAGCAGCCGGGCGTTCGGTTCTTTGGGAACCTGAAGTCCAATCGCATCCAGTACAACGTTGCGGGCTTCGACCTGCTGGAGAAGGATACGAACAGCGGGCTGAACAGCTTCCACCGGCGGGACCGCGAGGTCGCGCTGGCGAACATATACATCCAGGATTTCTTCGCGCAGGGATATACGGCGCAGTTCAGCTACCATTTCGTTCGGGATAACGGCAGGTTGTACTACGACAATAATGGGCGTATTCAGCGACCGGCTCCCGTTGGAAATATTGCTCCGCACCGGATCGACGCGAACTACTTTGGATGGACAGGCGACGGGCACATCGGCAAGTACAACATCACGCATGCGTTCTACCAGGTGCTGGGTGATGATACGTTTAACCAACTCGCGGCGAAGCGGCAGGATATCAACGCCCAGTTTGCGGCGGCGGAGGTCTCGAAGGATCACGACTTCTACCGTGTTCGCGCCTCCTTTCTCTACTCTTCGGGCGATGACGACCCACGAGGTGGAACCGGGCACGGCTTCAGCTCGATCGTCGATGGCGTGGCCTTCGCCGGTGGCGAGTTTAGCTTCTTCAATCGCGAGGGCATTCCGCTGACCCGTGCGGGCGTGGCGCTGACCGCTCCGGATAGCTTTCTTCCGGATCTGCGATCGAGCAAGGATCAGGGGCAATCGAACTTCGTGAACCCTGGACTGTATCTTTACAACGCGGGCGTCGATGTCGATCTGACACAGAGGCTGAAGATCGTCGGGAATGTTAACTTCATGCAGTTCGCGCGGACACAGTCGCTGATCTTCCTACTACAGCAGAACGGGATTCGACGGACAGTTGGAGTTGACTCGGGTATTGGGGTGATCTACCGGCCGAGGCTTTCGGAGAACATTTCTATTCACGCGGGTGCGACGGATCTTATACCTCTGCGTGGGCTTCGCGATATCTATACGAGCCAGACTTTGATTTCGGTATTTGGAGCCATCAAGTTCCAGTTTTGA
- the deoC gene encoding deoxyribose-phosphate aldolase: MTTLSDLTTYDATTFALQALSSPGKLAATLDHTLLKPEATRAQVLQLCAEAAEHRFACAMVNPFWVATAAAALAGTGIPVGVVIGFPLGASLSASKRDETVRVLKYGAHDVDMVLNVGLLKSGTAEDFEHVQQDIRGVVELAHGSGAIVKVILETCLLSFEEKHRAAELALAAGADFLKTSTGFSTGGATADDITLLRSHAGSRAGVKASGGIRSLADATAMLEAGANRIGASASVRILAELRGQVSNQPIPAGY, encoded by the coding sequence ATGACCACACTCTCAGACCTCACGACTTACGACGCCACGACGTTTGCCCTTCAGGCGCTTTCTTCTCCCGGAAAGCTCGCCGCAACCCTTGACCATACTCTCCTGAAACCGGAAGCTACGCGCGCCCAGGTGCTTCAGCTCTGCGCTGAAGCCGCTGAACATCGCTTCGCGTGTGCCATGGTCAACCCCTTCTGGGTTGCGACCGCAGCCGCTGCTCTCGCCGGCACCGGCATTCCCGTCGGCGTTGTGATTGGTTTTCCGCTCGGAGCGAGTCTTTCTGCTTCCAAGCGCGACGAGACCGTGCGCGTTCTGAAGTACGGTGCGCACGACGTCGATATGGTCCTGAATGTTGGCTTGCTAAAGTCCGGAACCGCCGAAGACTTCGAGCATGTGCAACAGGATATTCGTGGGGTTGTCGAACTCGCTCACGGTTCTGGAGCCATCGTCAAAGTCATCCTTGAAACCTGCCTGCTGAGCTTCGAGGAAAAGCATCGGGCCGCCGAACTTGCCTTGGCGGCTGGAGCTGATTTCCTCAAGACGAGCACCGGTTTTTCCACCGGCGGAGCGACCGCGGACGACATCACCCTGCTTCGCAGTCATGCTGGCTCACGCGCCGGGGTAAAAGCCTCGGGCGGGATTCGTTCCCTCGCTGACGCAACTGCGATGCTTGAAGCGGGAGCGAACCGGATCGGTGCTTCGGCCAGCGTTCGAATCTTGGCTGAACTCAGGGGACAGGTCTCCAACCAGCCGATTCCCGCAGGCTATTAG
- a CDS encoding UdgX family uracil-DNA binding protein (This protein belongs to the uracil DNA glycosylase superfamily, members of which act in excision repair of DNA. However, it belongs more specifically to UdgX branch, whose founding member was found to bind uracil in DNA (where it does not belong), without cleaving it, appears to promote DNA repair by a pathway involving RecA, rather than base excision.), with protein sequence MKHILLQPDFQAWREAARQALHDGYAPDQLDLQDAASPASLTLSLEADEAPVGTPFPHPRASKTFLELATYAAIHRDPTRWNLLYRVLYRLQTEPNLLKIETDSDVLQLTRFSAQVHRDLHKMHAFVRFRKVLRPGELILPDPEARPVVIDEPLVQTDPADPSPHHLVLATPTPFGVVKTEIEQCAPPDPPVPDEDENCEHFIAWYKPDHRILPLAAPFFADRFSIMRWTILTPDESVSWSPATRKLVFSPGLPRESAPAEDELEDLWRSYYASIFNPARLNPEAMRSEMPVRYWKDLPEVSLLPTLITQSKTRVATMVSRQQEKPSAEAFIPADHSIPSLQAALPSCKGCDLYCHATQVVPGTGNIRSKIMLVGEQPGDQEDMQGLPFVGPAGKVLDRALNELGMDRSALYLTNAVKHFKFVQRGKFRLHQNPRMSEIMACRPWLLAEIEAIEPKVILCLGASASKSLLGGTFALMRDHGKLIESPLFGNVMATIHPSAILRARDHETGDELFRFLKEDLGAAHKYAIA encoded by the coding sequence ATGAAGCACATTCTCCTCCAACCCGACTTCCAGGCCTGGCGCGAAGCGGCCCGGCAGGCACTTCACGATGGGTATGCTCCCGATCAGCTCGACCTGCAGGATGCGGCGTCCCCAGCTTCGCTCACGTTGTCGCTCGAGGCTGACGAGGCACCCGTCGGCACTCCGTTTCCTCATCCCCGGGCATCCAAAACCTTCCTCGAACTTGCAACGTACGCCGCAATTCACCGGGATCCCACTCGCTGGAATCTGCTCTACCGTGTCCTTTACCGGCTTCAGACCGAGCCAAATCTTCTGAAGATCGAGACCGATTCTGATGTCCTGCAACTCACACGCTTCTCCGCCCAGGTACACCGCGACTTGCACAAGATGCATGCGTTTGTGCGCTTCCGCAAAGTGCTGCGACCGGGGGAATTGATTCTTCCCGATCCGGAAGCGCGTCCCGTCGTGATTGACGAGCCTCTCGTTCAGACTGATCCGGCCGATCCATCGCCACACCATCTCGTCCTCGCGACTCCGACACCGTTTGGAGTCGTTAAGACAGAGATTGAGCAGTGCGCACCGCCGGATCCTCCGGTCCCCGACGAAGACGAGAACTGCGAGCACTTCATCGCCTGGTACAAGCCCGACCATCGCATCCTTCCGCTTGCAGCACCGTTCTTTGCCGACCGCTTCTCCATTATGCGCTGGACGATTCTTACTCCCGACGAGAGCGTTTCGTGGAGCCCTGCGACCAGGAAGCTCGTCTTTTCGCCGGGGCTTCCTCGCGAGTCGGCACCTGCCGAAGACGAATTGGAAGACCTCTGGCGCAGTTATTATGCGAGCATCTTCAACCCGGCCCGCCTCAATCCCGAGGCTATGCGCTCCGAGATGCCAGTTCGTTACTGGAAGGATCTGCCCGAAGTCAGCCTTCTTCCCACACTCATCACGCAATCCAAGACCAGGGTCGCCACCATGGTCTCCAGGCAGCAGGAAAAGCCGTCCGCCGAGGCTTTCATACCAGCCGATCACTCTATCCCAAGCCTGCAGGCCGCCCTCCCGAGCTGCAAGGGTTGCGATCTCTACTGCCATGCCACGCAGGTGGTCCCCGGAACCGGCAACATTCGCAGTAAAATCATGCTCGTTGGTGAGCAGCCGGGAGACCAGGAAGACATGCAGGGGCTGCCGTTCGTCGGACCGGCGGGCAAGGTGCTTGACCGAGCTCTCAACGAGCTTGGAATGGACCGCTCCGCTCTCTACCTCACGAACGCCGTCAAGCACTTCAAGTTTGTCCAACGCGGAAAATTCCGGCTGCACCAGAATCCCCGGATGTCCGAAATCATGGCCTGTCGTCCATGGCTTCTCGCAGAGATCGAAGCCATTGAACCAAAGGTCATCCTATGCCTTGGAGCGAGCGCCTCAAAGTCCCTGCTGGGAGGGACATTTGCCCTGATGCGCGATCATGGCAAACTGATCGAGAGCCCGTTGTTCGGCAACGTCATGGCGACGATTCATCCCAGCGCTATCCTTCGTGCCAGGGATCACGAGACGGGCGACGAACTATTCCGCTTTCTGAAGGAAGATCTGGGCGCTGCTCACAAATACGCGATCGCTTGA